The Streptococcus mitis genomic sequence CAGTGACGGAGTCTTTCTGGAAACAGAGAGAGTGGAACGCGGTAAACCCCTCAAGCTAGCAACCCAAATTTCGGTCGGGGCATGGAGTACACGGAAACGAACGTAGTACTCTGACTGCTATCAGCTGTAAGTTGTTAGTGGTAGACAGATGATTATCGAAGGGAGTGGTCCTAGTCACTTCTGGAACAAAACATGGCTTATAGAAAATTGCATATAGGTTGGGGCTGAGAAAACTTTCTCAACCTCATTTTTTAAAGTGGACATACAGAAAGGTCTTATAAGACTGAAAATGAAAAAAGAATTTAATTTAATCGCTACTGCTGCAGCTGGTCTTGAGGCTGTCGTTGGTCGTGAAGTGCGAGAGTTGGGCTACGATTGTCAAGTTGAAAATGGCCGTGTTCGTTTTCAAGGAGATGCGAAAGCCATCATCGAAACCAACCTCTGGCTTCGAGCGGCAGACCGTATCAAGATTATCGTAGGAACTTTCCCAGCTAAGACTTTTGAAGAGCTCTTTCAGGGAGTTTTCGCTCTAGATTGGGAAAATTATTTACCGCTTGGGGCTCGTTTTCCGATTTCAAAAGCCAAATGTGTTAAATCTAAACTTCACAATGAGCCAAGTGTTCAGGCTATTTCTAAGAAAGCTGTTGTTAAGAAGTTGCAGAAACACTATGCCCGTCCAGAAGGGGTTCCTCTGATGGAAACTGGTCCTGAGTTTAAGATTGAGGTTTCTATTCTCAAAGATGTGGCAACTGTCATGATTGATACGACAGGGTCTAGCCTCTTTAAACGTGGTTATCGTACCGAAAAAGGGGGAGCTCCTATCAAGGAAAACATGGCGGCAGCCATTTTGCAACTCTCTAACTGGTATCCAGATAAGCCCTTGATTGATCCGACCTGTGGTTCAGGAACTTTCTGTATCGAGGCAGTTATGATTGCTAGGAAGATGGCTCCTGGTCTTCGTCGCTCCTTTGCCTTTGAGGAATGGGATTGGATTAGTGATCGTTTGATCCAAGAAGTGCGTACAGAAGCAGCTAAGAAAGTGGATCGTGAGCTTGAGCTAGATATCATGGGCTGTGATATCGATGCTCGCATGGTGGAAATTGCTAAGGCTAATGCACAGGCAGCAGGTGTTGCAGGAGATATTACCTTTAAGCAGATGCGCGTGCAGGATTTGCGTTCTGATAAAATCAATGGAGTGATTATCTCTAACCCACCTTATGGAGAACGCTTGTCAGATGATGCAGGGGTTACTAAGCTTTATGCTGAGATGGGGCAAGTATTTGCGCCTCTGAAAACCTGGAGTAAGTTTATCCTAACTAGCGATGAAGCCTTTGAGATCAAGTACGGTAGTCAAGCGGATAAGAAGCGTAAGTTGTACAACGGAACTTTAAAAGTTGATTTGTATCAATATTTTGGTCAACGTATTAAACGTCAGGAAGTAAAGTAGGAAGGAAAACTCATGAGTAAGAAAAGACGGAATCGTCATAAAACAGAACATCAAGAAGCGCAATTTGATTTTGATGATGCCAAAGAGCTAACGGTTGGAGAAGCCATGCGAAAAAATGAAGAGGTGGAAGCAGGTATGTTGCCTGGAGATTCTATCTTGGACAAGTATGTGAAACAACATAAAGATGAAATTGAAGCAGATAAGTTTGAAACACGTCAGTTTAGCAAGGATGATCTAGTTGAAAAAGAAGAGGTAGAAGAGATAGAGGAGACTCAGACTCTGGATAATTTGCTTCAAGAGCTTCGTGAGGAAACAGGAGTAACTTCTCCAGATCAAGAAGATGAATTGCGTCAGTTTGATGATTTAGAATTAACACGAGTTTCAGAAGCTCCTCTTGTCGAAGAATTTGAGACGGAAGAGGTACCATTAGTTGGAACGGAAGAGGCTCTCACACGTTCTCGAGTCACAGATAGTGAAGATGGAAAAAGTAAGAAGAAATGGGTGCTTTACGGTATTTTAGCAGCTTTAGTGGTTCTTATCCTTGGAACTGGTTATTATGTTTATCGTCAAGTGGCTCGTTCGACCAAGGAAATCCAAACTTCTCAATCAACTACAAATACGCAGTCAGATGCGGAAGAATTCAATAATTTATATGATGCCTTCTATACAGATAGCAACAAAACGGCTTTAAAAAATAGCCAGTTTGATAAACTGAGCCAACTGAAGACCTTACTTGATAAATTAGAAGGTAGTCGTGAATATACGCTTGCAAAATCTAAATATGATAGCCTCGAAACGCAAATCAAGGCCATCCAAGAGGTCAATGCTCAATTTGAAAAGCCAGCTATTGTTGATGGTGTTGTAGACACAAATGCCAAAGCTAAATCAGATGCTAAATTTACAGATATTAAAACTGGAAATACGGAGCTTGATAAAGTTCTAGATAAGGCTATCAGTCTTGGTAAGAGCCAGCAAACAAGTGCTTCAAGCTCAAGTTCAAGTCAAACTAGCAGCTCAAGCTCTAGTCAAGCAAGCGAAAATACTGCTAGTGAGACAAGCCCAAGTAGATCAAATACTGCATCAACTGAAACTAGAAGTACCCGCAGTGAAGTCAATATGGGTGTATCAAGTGCAGGAGTTGCTGTTCAAAGAAGTGCGAGTCGTGTTTCTTATAACCAGTCAGCTATTGATGATAGCAATAACTCTGCCTGGGATTTTGCTGACGGTATCTTAGAACAAATTCTAGCGACTTCACGATCACGTGGTTATATCACTGGTAACCAATATATCCTTGAGCGTGTTAATATCGTTAATGGCAATGGTTATTACAACCTCTACAAACCAGATGGAACCTATCTCTTTACCCTTAACTGTAAGACAGGATACTTTGTTGGAAATGGTTCTGGACATGCGGATGACTTGGACTACTAAGCAGTCGTTACAAAATTCTTTCTTTTCAAAAGTAAAAATGATAAAATAAAACAAATTAAACAAGAGGAGTGTCAAATGACAAAAGCTAACTTTGGTGTTGTTGGTATGGCCGTAATGGGTCGTAACCTTGCCCTTAATATTGAATCTCGTGGTTACACAGTTGCTATTTACAACCGTAGTAAAGAAAAAACTGAAGATGTAATTGCTTGCCATCCTGAAAAGAACTTTGTACCAAGCTATGACGTTGAAAGTTTTGTAAACTCAATCGAAAAACCTCGTCGTATCATGCTCATGGTTCAAGCTGGACCTGGTACAGATGCTACAATTCAAGCCCTTCTTCCACACCTTGACAAAGGTGATATCTTGATTGACGGAGGAAACACTTTCTACAAAGATACCATCCGTCGTAATGAAGAATTGGCAAACTCAGGTATCAACTTTATCGGTACTGGAGTTTCTGGTGGTGAAAAAGGTGCCCTTGAAGGTCCTTCTATCATGCCTGGTGGACAAAAAGAAGCATACGAATTGGTTGCGGATGTTCTTGAAGAAATCTCAGCTAAAGCACCAGAAGATGGCAAACCATGTGTGACTTACATCGGTCCTGATGGAGCTGGTCACTATGTGAAGATGGTCCACAACGGTATCGAGTATGGTGACATGCAATTGATCGCAGAAAGCTATGACTTGATGCAACATTTGCTTGGCCTTTCTGCAGAAGACATGGCTGAAATCTTTACTGAGTGGAACAAGGGTGAATTGGACAGCTACTTGATTGAAATCACAGCTGATATCTTGAGCCGTAAAGACGATGAAGGCCAAGATGGACCAATCGTAGACTACATCCTTGACGCTGCAGGTAACAAGGGAACTGGTAAATGGACTAGTCAATCATCACTTGACCTTGGTGTGCCATTGTCACTCATCACTGAGTCAGTATTTGCACGTTACATTTCAACTTACAAAGAAGAACGTGTACATGCTAGCAAGGTTCTTCCAAAACCAGCTGACTTCAAATTTGAAGGAGACAAGGCTGAGTTGATTGAAAAGATCCGTCAAGCCCTTTACTTCTCAAAAATCATTTCATACGCACAAGGTTTTGCGCAATTGCGTGTAGCTTCTAAAGAAAATAACTGGAACTTACCATTTGCGGACATCGCATCTATCTGGCGTGATGGCTGTATCATCCGTTCTCGTTTCTTGCAAAAGATTACAGATGCTTACAATCGTGATGCAGACCTTGCTAACCTTCTTTTGGATGAGTACTTCTTGGATGTCACTGCTAAGTACCAACAAGCAGTGCGTGATATCGTAGCTCTTGCTATTCAAGCTGGTGTACCAGTGCCAACTTTCTCAGCAGCTATTACTTACTTTGATAGCTACCGTTCAGCTGACCTTCCAGCTAACTTGATCCAAGCGCAACGTGACTACTTTGGTGCCCACACTTACCAACGTAAAGACAAAGAAGGAACCTTCCACTACTCTTGGTATGACGAAAAATAAGTAGGTCTGCCATGGGGAAACGGATTTTATTACTTGATAAAGAACGAAATCTAGCTCATTTTTTAAGTTTGGAACTCCAAAAAGAGCAATACCGAGTTGATCAGGTTGAGGAGGGGCAAAAAGCCCTCTCTATGGCTCTTCAGACAGACTATGACTTGATTTTATTGAATGCTCATCTGGGGGATATGACAGCCCAGGATTTTGCAGACAAGCTGAGTCGGACTAAGCCAGCCTCAGTTATCATGGTCTTGGACCATCGTGAAGAATTGCAAGATCAGATTGAGACAATCCAACGCTTTGCCGTTTCGTACATCTATAAGCCAGTTATTATTGAGAATCTGGTAGCTCGTATTTCAGCGATTTTCCGAGGTCGGGACTTTATCGACCAACACTGTAGTCAGATGAAGGTTCCAACGTCTTACCGCAATCTGCGTATGGATGTAGAACATCATACTGTTTATCGTGGCGAAGAGATGATTGCTCTGACGCGTCGTGAGTATGATCTTTTGGCTACTCTTATGGGAAGCAAGAAAGTCCTGACTCGTGAGCAGTTGTTGGAAAGTGTCTGGAAGTATGAAAGTGCGACAGAAACAAATATTGTGGATGTCTATATCCGTTATCTACGTAGCAAGCTTGATGTAAAAGGTCAAAAAAGCTACATTAAAACCGTGCGTGGTGTTGGTTACACCATGCAAGAATAGAATGGCAGTCATGCTCGTGTAACTGCTTTTTGAGCTCCATACTATCTGTAGCAGGAATCCCTGAATAATAGATAGTATGGAGCTTTTTTGAATAGCTACAAATGATGGCTTGTAATGGTCCAAAGGTCTGGTCAGGGAGAATGATTTCTTCTTGACCATAGTTTATTCTCAATGAAAATCAAGGAGTAAACTAGGAAGCTAGCTACAAGTTGCTCAAAACACTAGTTTTGAGGTTGCAGATGGAAGCTGACGCGGTTTGAAGAGTATTTGTATCTGATGAACTTTACTTTCATAGTTCCCTATTTTTTGGTACTCAAAAGAAATGGCTTATATGTAGGATAAGTTGACATGTTCTTTATAAGTATTCAAAAAATGGCATTTATCATAGTCTTGAAGAAAAGGAAAATTTTATTTTTATTTTAACGCTATAATATAATAAATGGTTTAAATCCTGAAATATTCTGAAAATAATGGAAAATAATAAAAAATAATTAATATAATTGACAAATCTGCTAATGTGAATTATAATATTGATTGTATGTGTATGTGTATGTGTATGTGTATGTGTATGTGTATGTGTATGTGTATGTGTATTACATGCTATTTTTTAGATATCAAAAGGAGAAAATGTGATGTATTTTAATCGTAAAAATGCAGAGCAAAAGAACTGGAGAATGATCAAAAAAGGGAAGCATTTCCTATTCGGTTGTTCTCTTGTTTTTGCAGTCGGAGCTAGTTTAGCTACCCAAGTGGTTCATGCAAACACAGCAGAAACTACTGTAGCAAACAACTCGACTACTGGGGATGTTAAACCTACACAGAACGGAGATGGCAAGACTTATGAGGCACCTGCTGTAGCAGAAAACAAGCCAGAAGTTGCTGGAACACCAGCTGTGTCTACAACAGAACCAGCAGTAGCGGCAAAACTTGATGGAGAAACTGCAAAAGAAGTTAAAGCTTTAGACAAAACTAAACTAGAAAACTACATTGCAGAAATCGAAGCAAAATTAGCTAACGGAACATACGAAAACAAAACTGAAGAAAGTGTTGCGGTACTAAAAGCTGACTTAGAAGCTGCAAAAGCTACATTAGCAAACGCAACAACTCAAGGTGAAATCACAAAAGCTTACAATAAACTTGTAACTACAGCTAACACTAAATTAAAAAATAAACCTGTAGAGAAAAAAGCAACTCCAGCAGTAGACACTACTAATGGAAAAGAAACTGTAGGTAAAAAAGCAGAAAACACTGAGAAAAAATCAGAATCTAACTCAATCGAAAACACAGGATCTAACGACCCACGTAACGGTAAAGCATTAGATAAAAATAATGCTTTTAGGGCGGAAATTGCCTATAATATTGATTCTCAGGGGAACGACTATGGGAAAAAAGACAGTGTTATTACTAGTGGTATAAGAGGTTCATCTGAATCGGGTAATGCAATAACTGCTGTTAATTCCGTAATGAAATATAGAGCTCGTTACAATACAGATGCTACTGGGAAAATTACTTCTGTAGACTGGCAAGTTTTTTTCAATGATCATTTACAAAATTTCGCTAATGACTATGGAGTAAAGAATGAAGTGTTCCGAAACTACATTCAGATTCCTAATGAAGTGAATATGCCTACGGATATTCGCCGATTGCAATATAAAGCGGAAATGAAATTTGTAGACAGAAAATATCAACTAGTTGGCGGAGATGGAACTGGTCTTAGTGATACTGTAACTTTTGATAACCCTACTCCAGCCACAGCAGCAGGACGTGCTCTTGCTAAAAATGAGAATTTGACAATAAATGGTAGTTGGGACAATTATACTAGAGGACTAGATACTCTGTATAATAATACTAGTTTCTATTATAAGGATGCTGTAAAAGACGAGATATCTGATACAAAAAATTTAGTAAACTCAAATGCTTTGCCAGGTAAGCGTGTTATCTATGATAATGCGAATACGGGTGGTAACTATAGAGACGGTTATGTTTGGGAGTTTACAACAACAGTTCCTGATAGAGTAACAAATGAACAGTTGAAAAATATGAAGGTTTCGATGGGGATGTTGAGTACCGGGACAGCAGGAGTTGACCACGGTTTCCACAGAATTGCAGAGAACCCTGTAAATCTATCAAAAGCTGATGTTACCCCTCCAACTGTAAAAACTCAAACAGTTAAAGTTAATGAACAACCAAAAGCAGAAAATTCAATTGCTAACTTCAAAGATCTTCCTGCTGGAACAAAAGCTGAGTTCAAGACACCAGTAAACACTGCAACGCCAGGAGAAAAAACAGCAACAGCAGTTGTAACATACTCAGATGGTTCGAAGGTAGAAGGACCAGTAAAAGTAATTGTTGAGAAAGAAGCAGCAACTCCAGCAGCGCCAGCAACTCCAGCAGCGCCAGCAACTCCAGCAGCGCCAGCAGTACCACCAACAGTAGAGATTAAATACTCAGATCCAGCGCCTAATAAAAAAGAAGTATATGTATATGCATCAGAAGTTAATTCATTTGATATTAAAATCAAAGATGATAGCGGAAAAATTGCAAGTGCTGAGTTAAGAAGAGGAAGTAACCAAGAATTTAAAGACGTAGCAGGAGAAACTAATAAACAAGATACTCAATACGGATTTACTGCGAATAAATTTACTTCTGAAACAACGGCAACAGCAGAGAATCCAG encodes the following:
- the gndA gene encoding NADP-dependent phosphogluconate dehydrogenase yields the protein MTKANFGVVGMAVMGRNLALNIESRGYTVAIYNRSKEKTEDVIACHPEKNFVPSYDVESFVNSIEKPRRIMLMVQAGPGTDATIQALLPHLDKGDILIDGGNTFYKDTIRRNEELANSGINFIGTGVSGGEKGALEGPSIMPGGQKEAYELVADVLEEISAKAPEDGKPCVTYIGPDGAGHYVKMVHNGIEYGDMQLIAESYDLMQHLLGLSAEDMAEIFTEWNKGELDSYLIEITADILSRKDDEGQDGPIVDYILDAAGNKGTGKWTSQSSLDLGVPLSLITESVFARYISTYKEERVHASKVLPKPADFKFEGDKAELIEKIRQALYFSKIISYAQGFAQLRVASKENNWNLPFADIASIWRDGCIIRSRFLQKITDAYNRDADLANLLLDEYFLDVTAKYQQAVRDIVALAIQAGVPVPTFSAAITYFDSYRSADLPANLIQAQRDYFGAHTYQRKDKEGTFHYSWYDEK
- a CDS encoding response regulator transcription factor yields the protein MGKRILLLDKERNLAHFLSLELQKEQYRVDQVEEGQKALSMALQTDYDLILLNAHLGDMTAQDFADKLSRTKPASVIMVLDHREELQDQIETIQRFAVSYIYKPVIIENLVARISAIFRGRDFIDQHCSQMKVPTSYRNLRMDVEHHTVYRGEEMIALTRREYDLLATLMGSKKVLTREQLLESVWKYESATETNIVDVYIRYLRSKLDVKGQKSYIKTVRGVGYTMQE
- a CDS encoding THUMP domain-containing class I SAM-dependent RNA methyltransferase, producing MKKEFNLIATAAAGLEAVVGREVRELGYDCQVENGRVRFQGDAKAIIETNLWLRAADRIKIIVGTFPAKTFEELFQGVFALDWENYLPLGARFPISKAKCVKSKLHNEPSVQAISKKAVVKKLQKHYARPEGVPLMETGPEFKIEVSILKDVATVMIDTTGSSLFKRGYRTEKGGAPIKENMAAAILQLSNWYPDKPLIDPTCGSGTFCIEAVMIARKMAPGLRRSFAFEEWDWISDRLIQEVRTEAAKKVDRELELDIMGCDIDARMVEIAKANAQAAGVAGDITFKQMRVQDLRSDKINGVIISNPPYGERLSDDAGVTKLYAEMGQVFAPLKTWSKFILTSDEAFEIKYGSQADKKRKLYNGTLKVDLYQYFGQRIKRQEVK
- the mapZ gene encoding cell division site-positioning protein MapZ — translated: MSKKRRNRHKTEHQEAQFDFDDAKELTVGEAMRKNEEVEAGMLPGDSILDKYVKQHKDEIEADKFETRQFSKDDLVEKEEVEEIEETQTLDNLLQELREETGVTSPDQEDELRQFDDLELTRVSEAPLVEEFETEEVPLVGTEEALTRSRVTDSEDGKSKKKWVLYGILAALVVLILGTGYYVYRQVARSTKEIQTSQSTTNTQSDAEEFNNLYDAFYTDSNKTALKNSQFDKLSQLKTLLDKLEGSREYTLAKSKYDSLETQIKAIQEVNAQFEKPAIVDGVVDTNAKAKSDAKFTDIKTGNTELDKVLDKAISLGKSQQTSASSSSSSQTSSSSSSQASENTASETSPSRSNTASTETRSTRSEVNMGVSSAGVAVQRSASRVSYNQSAIDDSNNSAWDFADGILEQILATSRSRGYITGNQYILERVNIVNGNGYYNLYKPDGTYLFTLNCKTGYFVGNGSGHADDLDY